The following are encoded in a window of Drosophila simulans strain w501 chromosome 3L, Prin_Dsim_3.1, whole genome shotgun sequence genomic DNA:
- the LOC120284767 gene encoding uncharacterized protein LOC120284767 codes for MPNVFDGRETQQSQEQQQVVKRAWHGGRQGGGTGGDSWSEGDQKPPSHEHRTPGHMDTGRRWPVVSGHWSLVSGQWFALRSELYTKLVCPGSAAGVDCEQQKPLQK; via the exons ATGCCCAATGTTTTTGATGGGCGTGAAACACAACAAAGTcaagagcagcaacaagtggTAAAGAGGGCGTGGCACGGAGGGCGTCAAGGGGGCGGAACGGGCGGCGACAGTTGGTCCGAAGGTGACCAAAAGCCACCAAGCCACGAACATCGAACACCGGGACACATGGACACCGGTCGTCGTTGGCCGGTGGTCAGTGGTCACTGGTCGCTGGTCAGTGGTCAGTGGTTCGCTCTGCGGTCCGAGCTCT ATACCAAACTAGTCTGTCCGGGcagcgctgccggcgtcgACTGCGAACAGCAGAAGCCGctgcaaaaatga